The region AGATCACGTAAAGGATTGGACCGATGGCGTATGAAGTTGCTTTGCCACCTCATATGGCAAACTTGCACAATGtatttcatgtttatttatttttctatattgatttttaaagtaatattccttagggatgttacaaagcCTAGCGCACGACCTTGTAGAAACCCTCCTTATGTTGAGACATCACATACCCTTCCAGTTGGTAAATTCGGCTAGCTTTCTTAGCGTTCTCCTTCTTTGCTGTTGTCAGCTCCTCCTCTAATCGTTCCAAGGCCGTATGTGACTCCTAATCTTTTTTCTCGAAGTCCTTACAACGCACTTTTAAGGCGTTACGTTTTGCCAACAGTTGTGATCGTTCATTTTTCACATTTCCCATCTAAAGGGAAACCTCCTGCCTCTTATTGTTGGCCTCAACAAACTCCCTCTGCAAATTCTCTGTCTCAATAGTCATCTTGCTTGTCTCTGGCAGTTGGCTTAGCATTGTATCCAGATGGTGACTCATCACCATTACTCTGGCATGGAATTCATTCAGCGCATACAGCACAATCTCAGGACCCATGGCTGAAACAATCTCAGCCTCCTATGACGATAGGAAAACCTCTATGCCTTGGTTAATTTTAAGTTGTGAATCAAACAACGCTGCCAAAGAGTCAGCCGCACTATCAACATATGAAGTGCCACGAGACTTCTTTGGAGAAGATGGTCGGGGAGTTCTCGGCCTTTCGGTGCGAACTTTACGCTTGGTTTTCTTCTTCTCCGCTGTAGGAGGCATCTGGTCACTCTTCTGAGAGGATGTTTCTGTGGAAGCACGACGGAAACTCTCACCTTCTTTCCTTTTCTCCTCTTCCAGCTTTTTCCTCCTCAGTTCCAGAAACATTTACTTACTAGAGGGACTAGCAGCAGTCATGATATCTGCAAATAAAAACAAGCGTTAGTCAAAAAATAACAGACAGATATCTACGAGTAGTAAGACGAACATACATACCGAAAAGATCATCGCGCGGATGAGAGGAGTTAAACACACCACAATTAAAGCAAGTCTCATATATGCAAGTGGTTGGGAAGACCTCAGCCACATTTCCAAGACAACGCATCATAGCCTCTTATGAACTTTGTTCACTACGAGCCTAGGGGGCTGGTGTTGGTGTATGACCGGGTACGTCCCATCCTGATAAAGAGGAAATGGTCGACTTCACCCCGACCCGAGTATGGGGTGCCCTCGCACTCTGGCCTAGTTGTTGGGGTACTTCTCCAACACAACACAGAGGGCCCAATAAGTGTGATGGCCGGGTACATCCCGACCCTTTTGGCCGTATTCATCCCGACCTAATGGAGTGACAAACGGAAAATGGGATTATGGCGCAGGGGTGCATAGGAGCAGCGCGCAATCTCAGCCAAAAAGGGAAGAGTTGATATTTGGAGAAGTACAGACGGGCAAACCCCATAATGGAAAGAGTTGATATTTGGAGAAGTACAGACGGGAAAATCCCAAAAAGGAAAGAGCTCATCTTTGACAAAGCAGCAATATGCAATCTCAGTCAGAAAGGAAAGAACCAACGCGTATAAACTTACTCAGAAAGGAAAGAGTGGATCATCGAATACAAATGGCCCGCAAATAACAATAGGAAGTCCGTCAAGAGACTAGTATAAATTAAGACCTAGTGAACACGTAAAGGTATGCTTTTCCCACTTTACCAATTACTCCTCATATCGAATCACTATTTGACTTGAGCGTTAGAGTGCCTGCAAGTACCCTGTCCTCGGAGTGCAGATGGTAGGGAAATCCAGGAGTAGTCCAGAGAGGAATAGAAGGAGGTTCGACACAGAGGGTTCTTGAGATCGTCTAATTTCgcactaaaataatattgatacaggtacaatatatatatatatatatatatatatatatatatatattattttatttttgaaacaaaCAATACAGAATTTACATATGCTCATAAATTAGCTACATTCTTTTCACAAGCAAATAATTCATTAGTAATTAAAGCTAAACTTGAGCCGAAGATAACTGCATATGAAATACATAAACTACATGGTATACAAACACACTAATCCAGATCAAGAGTTAACATATTCACACAATGTCAACTCTTATTCTTCTATCTCCTTCACAAACTTCTTAAGATTCTCATAGGATGTTCCTCCTTTTGCTATGTTGTTCAACACTTTCTCCTTCAACACCATAGACCTAGATTTCATGTTCTTATCATCATTAAAGAACTGTTCCACTTTATTTTTCAACTCCTCTCGTGATACAACTCCATTTTTATCTTTGTCAATCCCCAACCCAACATTTAACTCATCACAAATATGTGTTTTGTTGGAAGGTTGGTCTCCAAAGTATGGCCAACACAAGAAAGGTACCCCATTGGACAAACCTTCCATGGTAGAGTTCCAACCACAATGAGTAACAAAACATGCTATGGCAGGGTGGCTTAAAACCTTTTGTTGAGGAGCCCAACTCACTATCTTACCTTTGTGCCCTTTGAATTCATGAGGGTATTCCATTTTATTGTCTTCTCTTATAACCCAAAGAAAAGTTCTGTTGGTGAGGTCTAGTCCTAGGGCAAGTTCATTGAATTGGTTTTGGTCAAAAAGAGTGAAACTTCCAAATGCAACATACACCACAGAACCATGAGCTTGTTCATCTAGCCAACTCATGCAAGAGTGATCTTCCTCCCAGAATTGTCCCATTGATTTTGTAGTTGCACTTttgttattatcattatcattgttCCTCAACAATGGCCCAATTGGGAGGATCTTCGGCATGTACAATAATGTCCCAGGTTCAAGTTCAGGTGTGGTGTTGCAAAGCCACCATTCTGTCAAATGAATATGTTCTGCACAATACAACAAATACTTGAGCACTTTCTTACCAGTTTTTGGCTCACCCATATTCAACCAGAAAAAGTCTTCTGTGTCCATCTCAGGCATACTTGGCGAAATCCGAATTCTCCTTTCTGCCGTTAATGTTAATCCTTCAGTGGAAAACCCcgacagaaaaagaaaataattagcttatacaatatattatatatgtcgAAGATTTATCTTGATTAAAAATACGacgaatttataatatataagtgtgtAGTGACATCTAACTCTTAagttaataaagataattaaaaattatttgagtcTCATCCAAATAacctttataaataaaagtaaagaattgtgggaaacaaaaaatttaggagggaaaaatatataagattaggGGACAAAGTTATTTGGTAAGAGTTTTAACAAAATCAGGAAGCTCATGCTCAACTACATGTAAGTCTGCTATTGCAAATctcattttagaaattatttttttaagattaaattagatttaaagttcaattttttaatcttGATATCTAAATCAGAGtctaaaaagaaattataatattgttacCTAGATCAGAGTCTACAATGCCATCATGAATAAGCATAGGGACGCTATGCAGCAAGGTGAAAATAGATGCTGATGCTGGACACAACACTGCTCCTTTGATTCCCATTTTCCTTCCAACATCCAAAGCCCAAGCCATGCACAAATCTGCAACAATGAGGTTGATTTTACTCTCACCTTTCAGATGAATATCCTCTATGAGCTTCTCAAGTGCTTCTGGCATGGCTTTTGGAATGGCCTCACACAGCTTGGCCTGATCGTTTCTGTCATCATGAGGTCCTAAACCATCAGGGATTGATACCAACTTCAGCACTGATTCTTCATCTTGTTGCTCCACCATGGAACTCACCACTCTCCTGTGGTTAAACTCTGTGTTCACAAAAATTACTTTGCATCCATTCTCGACCAACTTCTGTGAGAATGTCATCATGGGATTCACATGCCCTTGTGCTGCATATGGTATAGCTAACACAGTTGGAATTCCCATTATTTGGGTTTCTATTGATTCTGATTTCTGAGGCTAATTATGCATTCATTGttcatatatcatatatatataggcCCTATCCTCACTATATCATAATCAAATGTCTGTAGAAAGTTTCTTGTGTTCATATCAATGATTTTGTTATCCTATACCTTTTCAAATTTCCTTTTACTTCTCTGATTCGACTTCTAgtgtttttattatcattaaactTGTGGTTTAGAAGTATTGAATTAGgagaattatataattattataagaaatatctgttttaatttgaatgtaTCTGAAAGGGAAGGTAACAAATATGAAGTtttccaaataataaaattttctaaaatttgacaacttttgtaaattaataaatggagataaactattttatttgtttgatcaCGTACTTTCCAAGATTCGTGTTTTCTGAGTTTGCTAATAAGTTTCCAttccaagaaaaagaaaattactatTTCGTTACGAAATGGTATTCGTATATAAAACAAATGGACAGATTGGTGTGAACATTGCATTTCACACTTAAGAAAGGCTAATTTGTAAGGTAACGATTTAGTCAATTTTCCACAAACGTCAACTAGTCAAAATaccataatttatatattattcacatttttttaactaatatttacTTGGAAAGAAGACAGTCACACGTAAGAGTTCATGTGTTTGTGCAATTGCTCTTTCGTGCTTGGAGTACCTAACCaatgttgaaataaaaaaacatccaatatatatatatatactttcatctacATACATTAATTTTTACCACATTTACTAGTGCAGAAAAGGCCTATTACATCGGTTATTTTGGACTTATTACATCGGTCAGTGGACCGATGTAGTAGTACCCGATGTAATAAGTGCTTCAGATATTACATCGATCCAAGGACCCGATATAATATCTACAACATACAACCTCGGTCACTGTAACCGCTGTAAGccttgaaaaataagaaaacagaGTCTGAATAGATATTACATCGGTTATTGCACAAAATCGCTGTAATATGGGTGCTATTACATCAGTTA is a window of Vigna unguiculata cultivar IT97K-499-35 chromosome 4, ASM411807v1, whole genome shotgun sequence DNA encoding:
- the LOC114181214 gene encoding UDP-glycosyltransferase 83A1-like — encoded protein: MGIPTVLAIPYAAQGHVNPMMTFSQKLVENGCKVIFVNTEFNHRRVVSSMVEQQDEESVLKLVSIPDGLGPHDDRNDQAKLCEAIPKAMPEALEKLIEDIHLKGESKINLIVADLCMAWALDVGRKMGIKGAVLCPASASIFTLLHSVPMLIHDGIVDSDLGLTLTAERRIRISPSMPEMDTEDFFWLNMGEPKTGKKVLKYLLYCAEHIHLTEWWLCNTTPELEPGTLLYMPKILPIGPLLRNNDNDNNKSATTKSMGQFWEEDHSCMSWLDEQAHGSVVYVAFGSFTLFDQNQFNELALGLDLTNRTFLWVIREDNKMEYPHEFKGHKGKIVSWAPQQKVLSHPAIACFVTHCGWNSTMEGLSNGVPFLCWPYFGDQPSNKTHICDELNVGLGIDKDKNGVVSREELKNKVEQFFNDDKNMKSRSMVLKEKVLNNIAKGGTSYENLKKFVKEIEE